Within the Actinomycetota bacterium genome, the region TTCGGCCTGGTCAATATCCCGGTCCAGCTCTTTCCAGCTACCGAGAGCAGGACCGTCGCTTTCCACATGCTGCACGCGGCCGACAACACACCCATCCATGTGGTCAAGACCTGCCCCGCCGACAACAAGACGCTCACCCAGGACGAGATAGTCAAAGGTTACGAGTTTGAGAAAGGCCGCTTCGTGGTCATGGAGGACAAGGATTTCCAGGCCGCCGCCGCCGAGGTGAAGAAGGTCCGCGCCATCGAGATAGTGAACTTCGTCGACCTCGACCAGGTCGATCCCATCTACTTCCAGAGATCCTACTACCTGGCTCCAGTGGAAAGCAGCATCAAGGCCTACAAGCTGCTGCTCACCGCTATGGAGAAGCAGAACAAGGCGGCGCTGGCCCGTTTCGTCCTGCGCGATAAACAGCACCTGGCGGTGCTCACCCAGCGGGAAGGCGCCTTCGTGCTGGAGACGATCTTTTATCAGGACGAGGTCCGGTCGGCTGCCGACCTGCCCGGCGTGGGCGAGGATGTCGAGCTGTCTGCCGATGAGCTTGAGCTGGCGGAAGACCTGATCGGGCGCATGAGCGGCGATTTCGATCTCTCCGGGCTGAAGGACGAATATCGCGAGAAACTCCTGGAGATAATCGACCGGAAGATCGAGGGCAAGCAGATCACCGTTCCCGAGATGGAATCGCTGGCCCCGGTCATCGATATCATGAGCGCTCTTAAGGAGAGCATCGCCAGCAGGGCTTCATGAGCCTTGAAGAATATAAACGCCGGCGGCGGTTCAAGGTCACGCCCGAGCCTGCGCCAGAAACCGAGCCGATAGCCGAGCCTGCCACCGGGCCGTCTGGCGAAACCGGGCCGTCGGGCGAAACCGGGCCAGTGGGCGCCACTGGGCGGCCTGCACCGAATGTAGCCCCGGCGCCGCGCTTCGTCATCCAGAAGCACGACGCCTCCTCCATCCACTACGATCTGCGCCTCGAGCATGACGGCGTTCTTAAATCGTGGGCTGTCCCCAAGGGGCTGGCTACGCCTCACGACCCGCGCAAGCTGGCGGTACACGTCGAGGACCATCCACTGGAATACATCGATTTCAGCGGCGAGATCCCCAGGGGAGAGTACGGCGCCGGCACGGTGGAGATCTGGGACAGTGGCACCTACGAGCCTCTGGATGATTTCAGCGAAGGACTCGAATCGGGGAAGCTGACATTCCGCCTCAGCGGCGAGAGGGTATCCGGCGAGTTCAGTCTGGTGCGGA harbors:
- a CDS encoding Ku protein, producing the protein MPRAIWSGPISFGLVNIPVQLFPATESRTVAFHMLHAADNTPIHVVKTCPADNKTLTQDEIVKGYEFEKGRFVVMEDKDFQAAAAEVKKVRAIEIVNFVDLDQVDPIYFQRSYYLAPVESSIKAYKLLLTAMEKQNKAALARFVLRDKQHLAVLTQREGAFVLETIFYQDEVRSAADLPGVGEDVELSADELELAEDLIGRMSGDFDLSGLKDEYREKLLEIIDRKIEGKQITVPEMESLAPVIDIMSALKESIASRAS